Proteins from one Polymorphobacter megasporae genomic window:
- a CDS encoding HEPN domain-containing protein, with the protein MRTGLDHLPAGKQRELERVVAILFEEFQAAARNATGKRATGRILKILLYGSYARGGWIDEPHTAKGYQSDYDLLVIVNQGELTDRVAYWQVAEERLIRELSITKTLRTPVNFIVHTLQEVNDGLAHGRYFFIDVAKDGIAVYQADDTDLHTPKPKTPEQALCMAKEYLEEWLPSGAGFMDTARYVQSKGRLKEAAFDLHQATERLYHCVLLVLTFYTPHVHNIAFLRSQAERLDARLIAAWPRESRQHRAMFEKLKDAYVKARYSKHYSIDAAELEWLGGCVEALGSAVHAVCSERIVALEDETRLQLIGADGRTSLSR; encoded by the coding sequence ATGCGAACAGGGCTCGACCATCTGCCAGCGGGGAAGCAGCGCGAGCTCGAGCGCGTGGTCGCGATCCTGTTCGAAGAGTTTCAGGCGGCGGCGCGGAATGCGACCGGAAAGCGCGCGACGGGGCGGATTCTCAAGATCTTGCTCTACGGCAGCTATGCCCGCGGGGGCTGGATCGACGAGCCGCACACGGCCAAGGGATATCAGTCGGACTATGACCTGCTCGTCATCGTTAACCAGGGCGAACTGACCGATCGCGTCGCCTACTGGCAGGTGGCTGAGGAGCGACTGATCCGCGAGCTGTCGATCACTAAGACGCTCAGGACCCCCGTCAACTTCATCGTCCACACTCTCCAGGAGGTGAACGACGGTCTCGCCCATGGCCGCTACTTCTTCATCGACGTGGCAAAGGACGGCATCGCCGTCTACCAGGCCGACGACACCGACCTCCACACGCCAAAGCCGAAGACGCCCGAGCAAGCGCTCTGCATGGCGAAGGAATATCTTGAGGAGTGGCTGCCGAGTGGCGCGGGATTTATGGACACAGCTCGCTACGTTCAAAGCAAAGGGCGACTAAAAGAGGCGGCTTTCGACCTCCACCAGGCGACCGAACGACTTTACCACTGCGTCCTGCTCGTGCTGACCTTCTACACGCCGCACGTTCACAACATCGCCTTCCTGCGCTCGCAGGCCGAGCGGCTCGACGCCCGGCTGATTGCGGCATGGCCGCGCGAGAGCCGCCAGCACCGGGCGATGTTCGAGAAGCTCAAGGACGCCTACGTCAAGGCGCGGTATTCCAAGCACTACAGTATCGATGCGGCCGAGCTCGAATGGCTCGGCGGCTGCGTCGAGGCGCTTGGGAGTGCAGTTCATGCCGTGTGTTCGGAGCGGATCGTGGCACTTGAAGACGAAACGCGGTTACAGCTGATCGGTGCCGATGGGCGTACTTCACTGTCACGTTGA
- a CDS encoding IS110 family transposase, which produces MARECRPVARQGQPRQARRSAEAIGCNAKTDAVDAAMLARMGALLELPSRPISGETFDAMKELQVARLGLVNDRTAAKNREHVCRSPPRSGLPRSTVRSPRSTPN; this is translated from the coding sequence CTGGCTCGGGAGTGCCGGCCTGTCGCTCGCCAAGGTCAACCGCGGCAGGCGCGGCGCTCTGCCGAAGCGATCGGCTGCAACGCCAAGACCGATGCCGTCGATGCCGCGATGCTGGCGCGCATGGGCGCGTTGCTCGAGCTGCCGTCGCGGCCGATCTCCGGCGAGACCTTCGACGCGATGAAGGAGTTGCAGGTCGCCCGGCTCGGGCTGGTCAATGATCGCACCGCTGCGAAGAACCGCGAACATGTCTGCCGCTCGCCGCCGCGCAGCGGCTTGCCCAGATCAACCGTCAGATCGCCGCGATCGACGCCGAACTGA
- a CDS encoding right-handed parallel beta-helix repeat-containing protein, protein MVIILWIGCNMLRIVNNWFIVFALIGSSPTIAATIKASSSTLANAWKTAKPGDVIKLSGSFGGIALQNKTFSTPVTLDASSATFTGSVKIQNVNGLNFYGGLFDSTSTKTAYNKAIVVYGGGNIQFDHVSINGNPSDRSGGIQLQTVKNARVTNSTFNGLSVGVGVVHSSFIALSNNQIINSVSDGFDVFDDHHVSITNNSCVGSSPSAGAHPDCVQLGSMVGHTVQSDITIANNLVYGNTQGLTSFDSTKGGGLRIIIENNILNALYPQGIACYSCVDSKISGNFLSPQPGSLYTVGLRTPDGVNNLISANTILALSSAIELPSNYRDAYFLLTGKHYVTPAAIPFISMTLPDEDLIQSSSPQADVPSRITVVPEPNSWATFLIGFAAIGLIQRHFNRNRRPAVKL, encoded by the coding sequence ATGGTAATCATTCTTTGGATTGGATGTAATATGTTGCGTATTGTAAATAATTGGTTCATTGTGTTTGCGCTTATCGGGAGTTCGCCTACGATCGCAGCGACCATTAAAGCTTCGTCATCAACCTTGGCAAACGCGTGGAAGACAGCCAAACCGGGAGACGTGATCAAGTTATCCGGCTCGTTCGGCGGCATAGCGTTGCAGAATAAAACCTTCAGCACGCCCGTGACGCTGGATGCGTCTAGCGCAACCTTTACCGGATCGGTAAAAATTCAGAATGTAAATGGATTAAACTTTTACGGAGGCTTGTTCGACTCGACATCCACTAAAACTGCTTACAACAAGGCAATTGTCGTATACGGCGGTGGAAATATTCAGTTTGACCATGTATCGATCAATGGCAATCCGTCTGATAGGAGTGGTGGAATTCAACTCCAGACGGTGAAAAATGCCCGTGTTACGAATTCTACATTTAATGGCCTGTCTGTTGGAGTGGGCGTGGTTCATTCGAGCTTTATTGCTCTCAGTAATAATCAGATAATAAACTCGGTAAGTGATGGCTTCGATGTGTTCGACGATCATCACGTTTCGATTACTAACAATAGCTGTGTCGGTAGTAGCCCGTCTGCTGGCGCTCATCCGGACTGCGTTCAGCTCGGAAGTATGGTGGGTCATACGGTCCAGTCAGATATAACTATAGCTAATAACCTTGTTTATGGGAATACGCAGGGTTTAACGTCATTCGACTCCACGAAGGGTGGCGGGCTGAGAATTATTATCGAGAATAATATCTTGAACGCTCTCTATCCTCAGGGAATAGCTTGCTATTCATGCGTTGACAGCAAGATTTCTGGGAACTTTTTGTCGCCACAGCCGGGCTCACTTTATACGGTCGGATTACGAACACCCGATGGTGTGAACAACTTGATATCTGCCAACACAATTCTAGCGTTAAGCTCTGCGATTGAGCTTCCTAGTAATTACCGCGATGCATACTTCTTGCTTACGGGAAAGCATTATGTTACACCGGCCGCAATTCCCTTTATTTCTATGACCCTGCCTGACGAGGATCTTATTCAATCGAGCTCACCGCAAGCCGATGTTCCATCCAGGATAACAGTGGTGCCCGAGCCAAACAGTTGGGCAACATTTTTGATCGGGTTCGCTGCGATTGGCCTTATTCAGCGCCATTTCAATCGGAATCGTCGTCCCGCTGTCAAGCTTTAG
- a CDS encoding IS5 family transposase, producing the protein MPWTDTARRQHMRKGGRYPSDLRDAEWALIEPLFPAARSGGRRRTTCLRAVMDAIMYIASSGCAWRMLPKCFPATSTVRGYFYSWRDSGLLTTINHLLVMAAREQAGREASPSAGVIDSQSVKTTESGGICGYDAGKKVKGRKRHIITDTCGFLVFILVHAADIQDRDGAVDVLKAIRFRFPFLRHVFADGGYAGDKLKAALEGHGSWTLEIIKRSDTAKGFVLLPRRWVVERTFAWLGRCRRLAKDWERSIESATAWATIASIRMLTRRIARLSTH; encoded by the coding sequence TTGCCTTGGACTGATACCGCTCGCCGTCAGCATATGCGCAAGGGGGGGCGCTATCCAAGCGATTTACGGGATGCGGAATGGGCGTTGATCGAGCCGCTGTTTCCGGCAGCCCGCAGCGGCGGGCGTCGTCGCACGACCTGCCTTCGGGCGGTGATGGATGCGATCATGTATATTGCGTCGAGCGGTTGCGCCTGGCGGATGCTGCCCAAATGCTTTCCGGCGACGTCGACAGTGCGCGGCTATTTCTACAGCTGGCGGGATAGTGGGCTGCTGACGACAATCAACCACTTGCTGGTAATGGCAGCACGCGAACAGGCCGGCCGCGAGGCCTCACCCAGTGCTGGCGTTATCGACAGCCAATCGGTCAAAACAACGGAAAGCGGCGGAATTTGCGGCTATGACGCCGGCAAGAAGGTGAAGGGCCGCAAACGCCATATCATCACCGATACCTGCGGCTTTCTGGTGTTTATCCTGGTCCATGCCGCCGACATTCAGGACCGCGACGGCGCTGTCGATGTCCTCAAAGCCATCCGTTTCCGTTTCCCGTTCCTGCGCCATGTGTTTGCCGATGGTGGCTATGCCGGTGACAAACTCAAGGCCGCGCTTGAAGGCCATGGCAGCTGGACCCTCGAAATCATCAAGCGCTCCGATACCGCCAAGGGCTTTGTGCTTTTGCCCCGCCGTTGGGTTGTCGAGCGGACCTTCGCGTGGCTGGGCCGCTGCCGACGTCTCGCCAAAGACTGGGAGCGATCCATCGAAAGCGCCACGGCATGGGCAACCATCGCCAGCATCCGAATGCTCACACGCAGAATCGCAAGGCTCTCAACTCATTGA
- a CDS encoding PAS domain-containing protein, whose translation MVANTSLTFNSISATDIGKLAPAECDLLPFGVIGLDAKGVAVIYNATEARLAGLRPENVIGAAFFESIAQCMNNYLVAQRFIDEAVIDETIPFVLTLRMRPTPVRLRLLATPEVPLNYILIER comes from the coding sequence GTGGTCGCCAACACTTCTCTTACCTTCAATTCCATATCGGCGACTGATATTGGAAAACTTGCCCCGGCCGAGTGCGACCTCCTCCCTTTTGGCGTCATCGGCCTCGATGCTAAGGGTGTCGCGGTAATTTACAACGCGACCGAAGCCCGACTTGCGGGGCTACGTCCGGAGAATGTGATCGGCGCGGCCTTTTTCGAATCAATCGCGCAGTGCATGAACAATTACCTCGTTGCGCAACGCTTTATCGATGAAGCCGTAATCGACGAGACGATTCCGTTTGTCCTCACGCTGCGAATGCGGCCTACCCCGGTTCGCCTGCGATTGCTCGCGACGCCGGAGGTGCCGCTGAACTATATTTTGATCGAGCGCTGA
- a CDS encoding diguanylate cyclase, producing the protein MFDEPNSEHERLLEFLYACPVGLVEFDATGTISIINPHAMKHLLPLAGDRDPTNLFTMLQECAPELRNLFGDYQQDRGTVCEGHRIAVDLGISRAGKDSKVLACTLVKLGPTRAVATFSDITVQVAQERRLKQAETWFASLIGGVNDYAVLSITREGIVDSVNAAFTRQTGRDCVEVAGKSLDAILNTDPRSGSLSLSNQLRLAERDGWYLDESWQQRRTGETYWCQRLFAARTGSDGATPDGFSVVLRDVVRDESDTSDLRRMLFFDHLTGAANRTHFLQTFVREQRRWRDGQEPLSLIMLDLDYFKAVNDTYGHPTGDLVLKQVARVCTGFLRPGDLFARLGGEEFGALLPSSSLEEATEIADRLCAAVAAMPILSPQGIFHITASFGCASASDERSTVDVLIADADAQLYAAKRAGRNRVHGGLILTAEI; encoded by the coding sequence ATGTTTGACGAGCCCAATTCAGAGCACGAACGGCTCCTCGAGTTTCTCTATGCCTGCCCCGTCGGTCTCGTCGAGTTCGACGCGACGGGCACAATTTCGATCATCAATCCGCACGCAATGAAGCATCTGCTGCCGCTCGCAGGTGACCGTGACCCGACTAATCTCTTCACGATGCTACAGGAGTGTGCTCCAGAACTCCGTAATCTCTTCGGAGATTACCAACAGGATCGGGGAACGGTTTGCGAAGGACATCGGATCGCTGTCGATCTTGGCATCAGTCGGGCCGGCAAGGATTCCAAGGTGCTTGCCTGCACCCTGGTAAAGCTTGGACCGACCCGCGCCGTTGCAACCTTTTCCGACATCACCGTACAGGTTGCTCAAGAACGGCGGCTCAAGCAGGCGGAGACGTGGTTCGCGTCGCTGATCGGGGGCGTCAACGATTATGCCGTCCTGTCGATCACGCGCGAGGGGATTGTCGATAGCGTGAACGCGGCTTTTACTCGGCAAACCGGTCGTGACTGCGTGGAGGTGGCGGGAAAGTCGCTCGATGCGATCCTGAACACGGATCCGCGGTCGGGGTCGCTAAGCCTTTCAAACCAGTTGCGGCTGGCAGAGCGGGACGGATGGTATCTCGACGAGAGCTGGCAGCAGCGGCGTACCGGCGAGACCTACTGGTGCCAGCGCCTGTTTGCAGCGCGAACCGGGAGCGACGGTGCAACCCCCGATGGATTTTCGGTGGTGTTGCGCGACGTCGTGCGCGACGAATCGGACACGTCAGATCTCCGGCGGATGTTATTTTTCGATCATTTGACCGGCGCAGCCAACCGGACCCATTTTCTTCAGACGTTCGTCCGCGAGCAGCGCCGATGGCGCGACGGTCAGGAACCGCTGTCGTTAATCATGCTCGATCTCGATTACTTTAAGGCGGTCAACGACACGTACGGCCATCCCACCGGAGATCTGGTCTTGAAGCAGGTGGCACGCGTCTGCACTGGTTTCCTGCGTCCAGGCGACCTGTTTGCGCGCCTGGGCGGCGAGGAGTTCGGCGCTCTCCTGCCCAGCAGCTCGCTCGAGGAGGCTACCGAGATCGCTGATCGTCTTTGTGCCGCGGTCGCGGCCATGCCGATTTTGTCGCCCCAGGGGATCTTTCATATCACTGCGAGCTTCGGATGTGCATCGGCATCTGACGAGCGTTCGACTGTAGACGTTCTTATCGCAGACGCGGACGCTCAGCTCTATGCCGCTAAGCGAGCTGGACGGAATCGGGTCCACGGCGGTCTGATTTTGACTGCGGAGATTTGA
- a CDS encoding EAL domain-containing protein, whose amino-acid sequence MPAQSKHALPVPCAGCRDGAGLDFEIAMAFQPIVDVMTGRPYAYEALVRGPAGESAASVLAQVSCETLYAFDQRCRVVAIETAAALGLIGTGARLSINFLPNAVYSPASCIRLTLTTAAAVGFPLDRLTFEFTENEEMVDPEHVIGIVAAYKQMGFGTAIDDFGTGYSGLALLGKLETDTVKLDMALVQGLDANLRRRTIVDAIVKMCSALGVTVVAEGVETEGELTALRALGVRYVQGYYFARPGFKSLPPITPALF is encoded by the coding sequence ATGCCAGCACAATCGAAGCATGCCCTGCCGGTGCCATGCGCGGGCTGCCGTGACGGTGCCGGCCTCGATTTCGAAATCGCCATGGCGTTCCAGCCGATCGTCGACGTCATGACTGGCAGGCCCTATGCGTATGAAGCGCTGGTTCGTGGACCAGCTGGCGAAAGCGCGGCCTCGGTGCTCGCCCAGGTTTCCTGCGAGACCCTTTATGCCTTCGATCAGCGTTGTCGGGTCGTTGCGATCGAGACTGCGGCCGCGCTCGGGCTGATTGGCACGGGCGCGCGCTTGTCGATAAATTTCCTGCCGAACGCGGTCTATTCGCCAGCGTCATGCATTCGGCTCACGCTCACGACCGCAGCGGCGGTCGGCTTTCCACTTGATCGTTTGACGTTTGAATTTACCGAGAACGAAGAGATGGTCGACCCCGAGCACGTCATTGGCATCGTTGCCGCATACAAGCAGATGGGTTTCGGCACTGCGATCGATGACTTCGGCACGGGTTATTCGGGCCTCGCGCTGCTCGGCAAGTTGGAGACTGATACGGTAAAGCTCGATATGGCGCTCGTTCAAGGCCTCGATGCAAATCTGCGGCGGCGGACGATCGTCGATGCGATCGTCAAGATGTGCAGCGCGTTAGGTGTTACCGTCGTCGCCGAAGGCGTTGAAACTGAGGGCGAGCTTACTGCGCTTCGCGCGCTCGGGGTTCGCTACGTCCAAGGCTATTATTTTGCCCGGCCCGGGTTCAAATCGCTGCCGCCGATTACCCCTGCACTTTTCTGA
- a CDS encoding PEPxxWA-CTERM sorting domain-containing protein produces the protein MLRSISLVLCVAATVAAPALAANTFTINYYTIAGTYGGGSGDPDFNTIGCCTPTYYDEVKPTLGALGLPVYNTASTAPFIHDTTPDGQITWWSPGLNNHVTYTGTATVTSPFANYNFYPNNGTGTDDSHGFQGATISGQFNLTAPESVTFSFGADDDAFLALDRNVIAQEGGIHGVSAAPVTTSVLAAGVHNFTLFYVDRNVTGAGLYFNVDTSNIVVTPPVGGVPEPATWAMMVAGFGFVGLSVRRRRPTTVAA, from the coding sequence ATGCTAAGGTCTATTTCACTTGTGTTGTGTGTCGCCGCGACGGTCGCCGCGCCGGCGCTGGCTGCTAACACGTTCACAATCAACTACTATACGATTGCTGGAACCTATGGCGGCGGCAGCGGCGACCCCGATTTCAACACGATCGGCTGCTGCACGCCGACCTACTATGACGAAGTCAAGCCGACGTTGGGTGCGCTTGGCCTGCCGGTTTATAACACGGCTTCGACGGCCCCGTTTATCCATGACACCACGCCAGACGGCCAGATTACGTGGTGGAGCCCCGGTCTCAACAACCACGTCACCTATACCGGCACCGCGACCGTCACGAGCCCGTTCGCGAACTATAATTTCTATCCGAATAACGGGACCGGAACTGACGATTCCCACGGCTTCCAGGGCGCAACGATTTCGGGTCAGTTTAACCTGACTGCGCCCGAATCGGTCACTTTCAGCTTCGGCGCCGACGATGACGCATTCCTTGCGCTCGACCGCAATGTCATCGCTCAAGAAGGTGGGATTCACGGTGTATCAGCGGCTCCCGTGACGACATCGGTCCTCGCCGCCGGCGTGCATAACTTCACTTTGTTCTACGTCGATCGCAACGTCACCGGTGCGGGGCTCTATTTCAACGTCGACACAAGCAACATCGTCGTCACCCCGCCGGTCGGTGGCGTACCTGAGCCAGCCACATGGGCGATGATGGTCGCGGGCTTCGGTTTCGTGGGCTTGAGCGTTCGACGCCGTCGCCCGACTACCGTCGCGGCTTAA
- a CDS encoding hexameric tyrosine-coordinated heme protein codes for MPAAAPDLSLIVPTAAEGFDLAILLSRLAVKAMQGDDAVRGVLRENYAHDAGLLTSASHVVATHFATIAAANGYWR; via the coding sequence ATGCCCGCTGCGGCCCCAGACCTGTCGCTTATCGTGCCTACAGCTGCAGAGGGTTTCGACCTTGCCATCCTCCTATCCCGACTAGCGGTAAAAGCGATGCAGGGTGACGACGCCGTTCGCGGTGTACTCCGCGAAAACTATGCCCACGACGCCGGGCTACTCACTTCAGCGAGTCATGTCGTCGCCACCCATTTCGCGACGATCGCGGCAGCAAATGGCTATTGGCGCTAA
- a CDS encoding catalase family peroxidase codes for MIGSAARAQDDLPAHLVADLHTAFGNNHARAVHAKGVVLFGSFTPDPAARTLSKATVFARPTNVTVRFSDFTGIPTIPDNIGDADPRGFAVKFGPVDNPAMDIVAHSFNGFPVRTGVEFGELMRAIGASSPGAAKPTALDRFLGAHPAAATFLKTQKPPPASYATAAYFGVNTFTFIDAKGHKTAVRYRFIPLAGEHYLDATASKAAGPNYLAPEIGRRVATGPVRFTWLAQVAGAGDKLDDSTVAWPDTRRLVQLGVITINRSSTDQAGDSKRLMFLPGTLPDGIVPADPMIDIRTAAYPVSFSERQ; via the coding sequence GTGATTGGGTCTGCCGCCCGCGCGCAGGACGACCTGCCAGCCCATCTCGTCGCCGACCTGCACACCGCATTCGGCAACAATCATGCTCGCGCGGTCCATGCTAAGGGCGTCGTGTTGTTCGGCAGCTTCACACCCGATCCCGCCGCGCGAACACTGTCGAAGGCAACGGTGTTCGCGCGACCGACGAATGTAACGGTGCGCTTTTCCGACTTCACCGGTATCCCAACGATTCCCGACAATATCGGAGATGCCGATCCGCGCGGTTTTGCGGTCAAGTTCGGTCCCGTCGACAACCCTGCAATGGACATCGTCGCGCACAGCTTCAACGGCTTCCCGGTGCGGACTGGGGTCGAGTTCGGCGAATTGATGCGAGCGATCGGCGCAAGCAGTCCCGGCGCTGCGAAACCGACCGCGCTCGACCGCTTCCTCGGCGCGCACCCGGCAGCGGCTACCTTCCTTAAGACGCAGAAGCCGCCACCGGCGAGCTATGCCACCGCCGCCTACTTTGGGGTCAATACCTTCACATTTATCGACGCGAAGGGGCACAAGACCGCTGTGCGCTACCGCTTCATCCCACTTGCAGGGGAGCACTATCTCGATGCTACCGCCAGCAAAGCGGCAGGTCCGAACTATCTTGCTCCCGAGATCGGCCGCCGCGTCGCCACTGGACCGGTGCGGTTCACGTGGCTCGCGCAAGTCGCGGGTGCGGGCGACAAGCTCGACGACTCAACAGTCGCGTGGCCCGACACGCGCCGTTTGGTCCAGCTTGGTGTAATCACCATTAACCGTTCATCGACCGACCAGGCCGGCGACAGCAAGCGGCTGATGTTCCTGCCAGGTACATTGCCCGACGGCATCGTTCCCGCTGATCCGATGATCGACATCCGCACGGCCGCCTATCCGGTCTCGTTCTCCGAACGCCAGTGA
- a CDS encoding helix-turn-helix domain-containing protein encodes MAYFNAPDTRTIVTSKLGRGVVGISRLRANHPLGVIDYTVIEEAIMVAYQHQPLRCDVFLEDRHVPVRGAGPAKFTVYDYRRRWNCEIKTGIDATNFFVPRTTLDALSEGGRVADLIVRPGEVLDDPVVRGLAAALESAFAAPERTNPLFLDHLGWAFAAHCATFLEPQRATGIANGKLSVRQERLAKEMISARLNGDITVTDLAAACGLSIAHFSRAFRRSTDVPPHRWLMMRRIDRARHLLQTTQASLADIALECGFSDQVHLTHAFTRNVGAPPGAWRRGSCD; translated from the coding sequence ATGGCGTATTTCAACGCACCCGACACCCGGACGATCGTCACGAGTAAGTTAGGCCGCGGCGTCGTTGGCATATCGCGTCTACGCGCTAATCATCCGCTCGGCGTAATCGACTATACCGTTATCGAAGAGGCGATCATGGTTGCTTATCAGCACCAGCCGCTGCGCTGCGATGTCTTTCTCGAAGACCGGCACGTCCCGGTGAGAGGGGCGGGTCCAGCGAAGTTTACAGTCTATGATTATCGTCGGCGCTGGAACTGTGAAATCAAGACCGGCATTGACGCAACCAACTTTTTCGTTCCGCGCACTACGCTCGACGCGCTGAGCGAAGGTGGGCGTGTCGCCGATCTCATCGTACGACCTGGCGAGGTCCTAGATGACCCGGTAGTCCGCGGATTAGCAGCAGCTCTCGAGAGCGCCTTTGCCGCGCCCGAACGAACCAACCCGCTGTTTCTTGATCACCTCGGCTGGGCATTCGCGGCGCATTGTGCGACCTTCCTCGAGCCGCAACGCGCGACCGGAATCGCCAATGGGAAGCTTTCGGTTCGACAGGAACGTCTAGCGAAAGAGATGATTTCCGCTCGGCTCAATGGCGACATCACCGTCACCGATCTAGCGGCTGCGTGCGGCCTGTCGATCGCCCATTTCTCCCGCGCGTTCCGCCGGTCGACCGACGTGCCGCCGCATCGCTGGCTGATGATGCGACGAATTGACCGCGCTCGCCACCTTTTGCAGACGACGCAGGCGTCGCTCGCCGACATCGCGCTCGAATGCGGGTTCAGTGATCAGGTTCATCTAACGCACGCCTTCACGCGTAATGTCGGCGCGCCGCCGGGTGCGTGGCGCCGCGGCAGCTGTGATTGA
- a CDS encoding RrF2 family transcriptional regulator has protein sequence MRLTVYSDYSLRMLMYLALRPERLATIEEIASAYGISRAHLMKVAHQLGQMGFVSTVRGKGGGLRLAREPITIGLGDVVRHTEPDFALVPCLSPGDGSCVIQPSCVLRHAIEQARDAFLSVLDCYTLADLTRPRGPLLGLLQIAPQPGVASIQRRISPPT, from the coding sequence GTGCGCCTGACGGTCTACAGCGACTATTCGCTGCGCATGTTGATGTACCTCGCGTTGCGGCCCGAACGGCTCGCGACGATTGAGGAAATCGCCAGCGCATATGGTATATCGCGTGCGCACCTGATGAAGGTTGCACACCAGTTGGGCCAGATGGGGTTCGTTAGCACTGTGCGAGGCAAGGGCGGGGGGCTGCGATTGGCTCGCGAGCCGATAACGATCGGGCTGGGCGACGTGGTCCGTCACACCGAACCCGATTTCGCTCTCGTGCCGTGCCTCTCCCCCGGAGATGGCAGCTGCGTGATCCAACCAAGCTGCGTTCTACGTCATGCGATCGAGCAGGCAAGGGACGCGTTTCTGTCAGTTCTAGACTGCTACACGCTGGCCGATCTCACTCGGCCGCGGGGGCCGCTCCTTGGCCTGCTGCAAATCGCTCCTCAACCCGGCGTTGCATCTATTCAGCGCCGCATATCGCCACCGACATAA
- a CDS encoding group III truncated hemoglobin: protein MISRIVHAFYVDVRRDPALGPIFERALQGQWEEHLAKLCDFWSSVLLMSGRFKGTPMTTHLALPGLRPTHFARWLHLFARTVTEICPPAAATLFVAKSEMIGASLQLGMANAHRRSAAAASAF, encoded by the coding sequence ATGATCTCGCGGATCGTGCACGCCTTCTACGTCGATGTTCGGCGCGATCCGGCACTCGGTCCGATCTTTGAACGGGCGCTCCAGGGACAGTGGGAAGAACATCTCGCCAAGCTCTGCGACTTCTGGTCGTCGGTGCTGCTCATGAGCGGCCGCTTCAAGGGCACTCCGATGACAACGCATCTTGCGCTCCCAGGCCTTCGGCCGACGCATTTCGCGCGCTGGCTTCACCTGTTTGCCCGAACCGTGACCGAAATCTGTCCGCCCGCAGCAGCGACGCTGTTCGTGGCCAAGTCCGAGATGATCGGTGCCAGCCTCCAGCTCGGCATGGCCAACGCACATCGTCGCAGCGCCGCCGCTGCATCTGCATTTTGA
- a CDS encoding DUF1971 domain-containing protein — protein sequence MNSEDFVMPCIPLGFAPTRRTPDFTEATLPEKLRGPHSTAKGAWALIHVVEGKLLYRVLDRDAQSEVLLSRETTPGVIVPEQLHCVEPQGPVAFYVEFYRADGAAATPHSNQSNASSAGVI from the coding sequence TTGAACTCTGAGGATTTTGTCATGCCTTGTATTCCATTGGGTTTTGCGCCGACACGTCGCACGCCCGATTTTACGGAAGCAACCCTCCCTGAAAAGCTTCGAGGGCCGCATTCGACCGCGAAAGGTGCCTGGGCGCTGATCCACGTGGTCGAGGGAAAGCTGCTCTACCGGGTGCTCGATCGGGATGCCCAGAGCGAAGTCCTGCTCTCTCGCGAAACGACCCCTGGCGTGATCGTACCCGAGCAACTCCATTGCGTTGAGCCTCAAGGTCCGGTCGCCTTCTATGTCGAATTTTACCGTGCCGACGGAGCCGCCGCGACGCCCCATTCCAATCAGTCGAACGCAAGTTCGGCCGGCGTAATTTGA